The genome window CGAAGTCTTCAGACACTTGCGTTTCCATAGGAAAAAGGTTTTAGTTCCTGAACTTTATGCATGAGCAGTTGAAACACATTGGCCGTGTATAGCAACGATGTGATGGTAAAGCCGATAGCACCGGCAAGTATAAGTTGTTGGTTGCGCAGCAGTATACCCGTTATCAGAAGTATAAACCCGAGGAGGTAACTGATGTTCTGCCAGCGCTGAATAGTATGGTTGTAAAGGTCTTTTGGAAGCGGCGTTTTAAAGCGACCCACATAGGCTTCGTAAGCGTGCATCCAAACTATAAATGGCAAAGTTTTAAAGGTCTGACCAAGTATAATGGCCGAGATAAATCCCAGAAAAACGGAAATGCCATATACCAGATAAACCGACGATAAAAGCTGTTGCGGCAATGCTACCTTACTGCTAACTATAAACACCAGCACAATAGGCAATACCAGTAAGCCAAGGGCTACAAACGTCTGTTTCATACCCAGATCCACGTCGTGGCGCTGGCGTGTTTTGCTAGTTTCGTAAATGAATAGCATAAACAGCAGCACGCCCCCAACTACCAGCCCCGCATAAACCGGTAATAGAGCCGTATGAAAGAACAGATGATCGAAAATGAAAAACACTAGCCCGGCATTGATCAGGTTATAGCTCCAGTTTAGTTTTTTAAAGCTCTCGGCATGTGCCAGTAAGAACATCGGGATCAGCTTCGCTCCTACTCCGATTATCAGCAGCAAAAACCAGCCGGCCATACCAATGTGTGCGTGCAATTTCAGGTAATGCGTGTGCTCTACCGGCAGAAAAGCCATTGTAAAGTTCAGCACCATAACCAGACCCACTATACCTGTAACCAGCAGCCAGATAGCCGAAGTAACTATAAAATCAGATTCTATGGTCCATTTGGGGGCGAGTCGGGCGGTTTGGATGACGTTGATATTGAAAAGTATAAAAGAGATGACCAGGCTACAGGCAGCCACGTGCATGACATGGCCCAATTCAAAATTCCAGAAGCACCAGGCCAGAAGTATAGTTCCGGCACCCAAAAATCCGAAGGCTATAGTTGCCAGTTTCTCAGAGTATAGTTTGCACTCCAGCACCACCGGCAGCAGTTGGTAAAGCGCCCCGAAAATAAGCATCGTTGCCCAGCCCAGTGCGGCCACATGTGTTAAAGTCAGCAGTTTCGGGTGGAAATAGTGACCACTGAAGGCATCGGTAGAGAAGAGCAGTAGAATGCTGAGCGCTACAAAAGCCAGGGCAGCAAACACGTAATGCGGCAGCACAACCCATTTGCCCGGCGAATTAGATGTAGTGGCAGTGCTCATCGTTTTGGTTATTTATAGATCAGTAAGTCAACCTGGTTAGGGCCAACCTCTTGTATAGTTATGTTAAAGCCTCGCTCCTCCAGTTGAGGCAATAGGAACTGCGGTACCCGTTTGTGCACCACATACAGGGCTTCATCGGCAGGCAACACTTCCAGTTCACCAAGTATAGTTACCATAGGCTGCGGCATTTCCATAGCACGCACATCAATGCGTTTTACCTTACCGGCAAAGCGGGACATCATATCTTCAAAGCTGTTTTTCGCAGGTTTTATAGTTTCCGTCTGTGGAGCTTCGTCAGTTTCCTGTTCAAGCCAGAAGTAAGTATAAACCAGGTTCTCGTTCTTCACATCCGTCCAGAAACTATAGCCCTTCTTTTTCAGGATGGCGATAAGTGGTGTTGGCTCGAAGGTGTTGATGATCAGCAAGGCATTGTTCCCTCCTATCTCCTCCACTGCGTTCATTATCTTTAGGAACGGATCGTTACCGGTGGCTATATCTTCGCAAACATCCAGGGTAAGTATATTTTGCTCCGGTAGTTGTGCCAGATAAGCCGGCTGTGTGCCAGTGGTGGTTTCAGGTGTTTGCATCGTATTTTGTTTTAAAGTATCTGTGTTTGCGGTGTTGCCAACTATAAAGCCAAGTGGCTCCAGCTTCTGATAAAACATTTCTATATCGCAACCTCCGATCCGGGCCGCATCAGCTATAGTTACCCGTGATGCCAGTATCTTGCGCAAAACCGGGTTTCGAAGCTTCTCAAAGTGCTTGTTTATACTTGCAATAGCATATATGGCGGCAGGGTTTTCTTTTATCAGTGCCGATATTTTGGTGTTGGCTGCAATGTTCATGGCTATTCGGCTTGCGCTTTTTTTGTCCAGAACTCAGGTGTAAAAGTGTCCATGCGCGGATCATGTTTATGGCTTAGCAGTTGCCCAACCAGCTCCAGTTCATCAGAGTGCGCTACGGCCTGCAGGTACGGGAACAGCTCGCGTTCCTCCCAACGGATGTGGTCTGTCAGGTCCTGCTCCAGCACTTTAAACAGCTCTTTGTTCATCGGGCTTCCGTCTTCAATCAGCTCAACCAGCGAGTGCAGCAACCTGTGCTCTTCTTCCAGTCTGCCCCGAACTGTATCATCTGTTTTCAGCAGCCTTTTAAGCACCCATTCTTCTTCTTCGCAGTGCTCTTTTAAAATAGTATCCCAGAAATAGCGCACGTACGCACGGATCAAATTCAGGTCGGTCCCATTCTTCAGCCCCTGGCGGAGCTTCCAACAGAACAGCAGGCCAAAGTGGTGCTCACGTGACAGTGGAACTAAACTTTTATCTCTTTTTTGGGGAGTTATTGCCTTTTTCATGGCAGTGGTGGGCAGCGCCCGTTATGCAATTTCTAAACTCAGTTTTACAGGACATCAGGATCAGCAGGATCTTTTAATCGCAGGAAAAGTATAGTTGGTAATCCTGCCAATCCATCAAGCCCATAAACTGTAGTTTTATTTAACTACTTCTTTTTCCATCTCCAGTGCTTTCGGGAACAGGATATTGTTCTCTAAGTGGATGTGGCGGAAGAGATCATCTTCAAACTCTTTCAATTTCTTGAAAGCAACAGTGTAGGTAGCGCAGGCATCCGCCGGCAAAGTATAGCCGTTTGTAAGCTCACGGATTTTCTCCAGTTCAGTACCGGCATGCTCGTGCTCCATCTCCATCATATTTATCGGGTTCTGGATAGATCCGAAGGCAGCAGGTTCCATCTTCACGCCACTTTTCTTCGCTTCGTCCAGCTGCTTAATGTAAGGGAATAGCACGCGCTCTTCTTTTGGCATATGCGATTCCAGCTCGTTTGCTACGTTAGTGAAGTGCTTTACAACTTCTATTAGCTCCGGGTGGCGCTGACCGTGTACGCGGGCAATTTTAGTAGTATATTCATACAGGGCAGGTATGGCTTCGCGCACATATTTATGGTGCATGTTCACAATATAGTCTGCCAGGAACGATGGCTCCCATTTATCGTATTCTGCTTCGCGCGCTTTTTTGGCTTCATCCATCGCTAACAG of Pontibacter deserti contains these proteins:
- a CDS encoding DUF2249 domain-containing protein → MNIAANTKISALIKENPAAIYAIASINKHFEKLRNPVLRKILASRVTIADAARIGGCDIEMFYQKLEPLGFIVGNTANTDTLKQNTMQTPETTTGTQPAYLAQLPEQNILTLDVCEDIATGNDPFLKIMNAVEEIGGNNALLIINTFEPTPLIAILKKKGYSFWTDVKNENLVYTYFWLEQETDEAPQTETIKPAKNSFEDMMSRFAGKVKRIDVRAMEMPQPMVTILGELEVLPADEALYVVHKRVPQFLLPQLEERGFNITIQEVGPNQVDLLIYK
- a CDS encoding hemerythrin domain-containing protein; translation: MKKAITPQKRDKSLVPLSREHHFGLLFCWKLRQGLKNGTDLNLIRAYVRYFWDTILKEHCEEEEWVLKRLLKTDDTVRGRLEEEHRLLHSLVELIEDGSPMNKELFKVLEQDLTDHIRWEERELFPYLQAVAHSDELELVGQLLSHKHDPRMDTFTPEFWTKKAQAE
- the ric gene encoding iron-sulfur cluster repair di-iron protein — its product is METTQSIEKTLDVTVLEPRMKHPTIFEWFDNLKGGEAFIIHNDHDPKPLYYQLLGERGNTFKWEYLEQGPEVWEVRIGKLTPEEGETVGELVAKDYRKAQVFKKYGIDFCCGGKKSVAQVCKEKGISQDELEQELLAMDEAKKAREAEYDKWEPSFLADYIVNMHHKYVREAIPALYEYTTKIARVHGQRHPELIEVVKHFTNVANELESHMPKEERVLFPYIKQLDEAKKSGVKMEPAAFGSIQNPINMMEMEHEHAGTELEKIRELTNGYTLPADACATYTVAFKKLKEFEDDLFRHIHLENNILFPKALEMEKEVVK